Part of the Antechinus flavipes isolate AdamAnt ecotype Samford, QLD, Australia chromosome 2, AdamAnt_v2, whole genome shotgun sequence genome is shown below.
GGGCGCCTCCTGTCGGGCAGAAAAGGTAACTTCTCAGAGAAGAGTTCTTGCTCCACCCCGCCCAGAGAGTTGGGAAAAGGAGTTGGGACTCTTCCAGGACTAGGGCCGGAATACGGGAGAGGGGCGGGACAGAGATGACGGGGGCGAAACTAGACCGACAGCAGCTTCAGTCCCTTTCTTGtcaccttcttcttctctctccccttctcccctccccaggaGCACCGCATCTTGATGTCTATCTCGTCCATGGGACAGGCTCTGCGCAAGTCTGTAGCGGGAACCGGGGCCGGAGCCGGACGCCGCCGCGGAGCCCTGGAGAAGGCTGTGTGGACGGTGGCCATGCACACTGAAGCAGTGACCCGAGAGTACTGCGGGACTCTGCATCAGGTCCGTCCCCGCCCCTCACCCCCATTCCTGGAGGGGCCTTGTCCTCACAGAGCAGAGGTTGCAGTTAACTTGTCCCTCAGAGGGACATCTGGACAGAGAGCCCTCACAGCTTTGCCCGCAGTTTTTCCGCAGAGCAGCAGTGTGAGCTGCATGTAGGACAGGGATAGAGGTTGGGAGAAGGGAGGCGCCAGGGACTTCCGCTGACCCTCTTCTTGTCACTGTCCCCACTGTCAGCGAAGCCAGAAGCGGCTGAGCCAGGACTGGCAGGAGCGGAAGCGAGGTCCGGAGATGGAGCCAGAGCTGAACCTGGAGCCTGCCCTTGTCCCGGGTCAGAGTCGGGGTCGGGGCCAGAGACGGCGTCTTTTGGGAGCCGTGGAACACCTGGCTGCCTGTTGGGAGAAATTGTTCTCTTTACGCTCCTTGGCTTCGGCCTCCGGGAGCTACTAGAGGAAGAAATGGGAGTAAGGGAGTGTGGGGAGGTCCGTGGTATGCCCTCCTCCGTGCCCCGGGCCTCAAGTCTCGGGATTTCTGGGCTGGAGAAAGAGACCCCATGGCTTCCCCTGCCATGTCTCCTCTCCTACCAATGGGCTGCAAAAATAGCTGGATGTGTGGGCGGGCAGGGTGGAACGGAGAATTTCCTCGTTCTTCATTTCGGTTCAGTCAGGGATTCTTAGGTTTGGAGAACTTAATGCTTCATCTCTATATTCCTCGACTGAGGGAGGGAGAGTCGGAGTTCATCCCGGGTGGAAGTGGAGGGATGGAGAGTCGGAGCCGAAATCTCGTGTCGCTGAAACTACTTTAGCAATTTACGCTTGTATATATTACCCTAATAAAggaagggatgggagggaagTGTTCTGCTGGGGGATGCGGGGTGCGGGGAAGGTGAAGTGGTGAGATGATGGTGCTAAAAGTGATATTTCGAAGATTGACCTATTTTAAAACACTTCCCTAATCAAACAGTGGAAGCTTTTTCTGTACCAATACCCTTAAGAAACTACGCTGAAGCTGAATTTCTCTACTCTCTGGCGCTGGCAGCCTAACCCCAACCCAGCCAGCTATTCTCAAGGATCTTGTCCTACGGCCATATTCCCCCTTCGAGGCCTCAGGGAAGGGTGGATGGCTGGACCGAGGGGAGTCGTGGAAGGAGTGACTATAAAAGATGGTGGATAGAGATCAGGTACCGGCTTTACACACACAAAACAAGACCTGGGGCTTTTGGGACAATTCCAAAACAATGAATAGCCTCTTTCAGGCTTTTCAGCTCGTCAGCTTCATAAATGTTATGTGCATCTTTTTTCCTCACTTCACGTTTAGGATCCCTAGAGAAAATAGGTGTGAGTCTGTCAGGCCCAGGTTTCTagctatttctttgaaaaatcttCAACGCCTCTGAAAAATAAATGGTTTTTGGCTGTAACACCCGGATATCACTGGGCCAATAATTACATCAGGCTGGAATTGACCTATCCCTGCATTAATCTGTCCCAGTACTCACTTTTCTTGGTACAAACTTTCCTGGACTGACATGCTCACATATACATCTGCCCAGGCACTGACTCTTCCAGATATTAATGTATCTAGTGGGAGCCCCTGAGCTGGAGAAAAGGTACACATAGCTCAGTCACAAGGAAGAGAAATGACTGACCCAATTTGATTCTGCAGTCCACTCTATTCTATCTCATAGACAAGGCAGTAGGAATCTTAAAGTTCtcttgaaaggagagagaaggataagAGGGGCTTAGTTTGGGATCTGCTCACAGAGAAAGAGGCCACTCCAAATCTGATCAGTTCTCAGTTCTAGTTCTCCATGTGAAGGGGATAATTTCACAATCCTGAGGATAAAACAACGGGAACTCAATTTCTCTGTCTTAAAATCAAATTCTAAGTTTGAACAACACTGCAGTGTAGGCATTCACGCCAATCTGGTCTGTTTTGCTTGCACCAACTTCGGATGGACTTGAGCCTTCTTATAACACTCCTTCTAtgccttcctcccttctcatCTTTCTGTGTTTAGCTTAGTCACAGGGTGTAGGCTGCCCTGGTATCTCTGATTTCTCTGTTGGGTCAACTAGAATGCCAAAGGAAAAGAGCTCCtcttattcaaatatataatctCCTGAGTTTCATGAGAGGAGGAGTAAAGAACTGCAGATGGCCTATGGAGATCCCATTTAATTCTTGCCTTCTattatccctttctctcttcaacTCTCTTCCCTTTCTGTGCTTGTCTAATCTTTCTGATAAGGGGATACAGTGATTTTTGCATCGGGGAGAGCTACAAACTTCTCCTAGGAGGCTACTTCCGTGGCCTGATATTAGTGGTATTCAGTGATGTTTTCTGGGCATAAACTTTCCCAATTCCCAGAAACAGCTATCCCACTATATCCTACAGGTTATTGGGTACAAGATATTCTTCTAAGCCCTTCTCCCATTCAAGATAAATTGGCTTAATGAGGGCCCTTAGCATTCTAGGTAAATATGCCCCACATTAATAGGAGTTTCCCCTAAATCAAACCTTCTTGGGCCAAGCTCACCTAAATAGAATCTCTCCTGGACCAGCACCTAAGATGCTCTTTTGGGTGAGACTCATCTGGGTCCCTCTCACTTTTGAGAGAGAAGGTCTCCAAAACCCTCCTTAGACCTACTTCATCCCCACCCCTACTCCCTTGGACCCAGAGCAGACCAGTTTCCCTGCTGTTTCCACTGGTTCCAGAAGTCTGAGGAAATGGGAGGGATATTTTGATTTAGTGTTAGTTCTATTATACAAT
Proteins encoded:
- the C2H20orf204 gene encoding uncharacterized protein C20orf204 homolog; this encodes MADAGGWITTSMTRDPAFTQVLAKPAFCMLLLAILDSALGRGGRRKDCNVPDVLRHYRAVIFEELQAVVRKTPRGLLFLGKGHGLWEQNLWPGGWAWEWVRVAGAAYSCLLGQGQFLLWFYPEKLGKHQGSQAPGTRASRGRLLSGRKGNFSEKSSCSTPPRELGKGVGTLPGLGSFSPFLVTFFFSLPFSPPQEHRILMSISSMGQALRKSVAGTGAGAGRRRGALEKAVWTVAMHTEAVTREYCGTLHQVRPRPSPPFLEGPCPHRAEVAVNLSLRGTSGQRALTALPAVFPQSSSVSCIHCPHCQRSQKRLSQDWQERKRGPEMEPELNLEPALVPGQSRGRGQRRRLLGAVEHLAACWEKLFSLRSLASASGSY